CAGTTAAGAGAGGAGCAGCAAATAGAAGAACAAATGTTCACTGTGTCCATCCTAAACATGTACTGAACAGACAAGTACTGCAATACTTTTACAATGAACTGGAATAAAGAAGAAAGCTGAGACTATCAGACAGCGGCAACCAGTGGCAATCCTCCCAACCTTTGTAAGTAATGTTTCTCGCACAGATATCAGATCTATATACATATAATGGTTTGTGCTGGAATGAGTGTAGGAATGAATGGACTTCATtagtgctgctcttctctcagTCAGAGTCTTCATCATCGAGATACTCCTCGGCATTACTGTGGGTGCGCAGAATCACTGTAAATTCAACAGACACAGTTATTTATGTGAATGTCACAGGAAGTGACATCTGAAGGAGGTAACTGAAAGGAGATGCCTTTTGACTCACCTCCTCCCAGTTTCCTCTTTAGCAGAGAGGCACTTTGTGCGTTGGTGGCCATATCCAGAGCTGTCTTCTTCTCATTGTTGAGGATGTCTGTCCTGGCATCTACGATATAAACACAAATACGCGATATAAGCAATGAAAAAAGATGCAgatacagataaaaaaaaatatcacacatTGGTACTTGATTTATTACAAAGACATCGCGCATAATATGACTTTGCATAAGAATCATTTTACGAACCTGCTCATGTTTCATGAGGCCCATTTTGTGTAAAATGATTTCACTATTTTCATATAATCCATGTGAAGTTAATTTTTAACATTAGCTTTTATTTGACTTTTGCTAAAGTCAAGCTTCAAGTTCTGTTTTGGCATGATAAAGATTGCCATTGGTCGCTTCCAGTTTTAATTAAGAATAATCCAGTTACAATATTAACTTTGCTTTGATATTAAAGAAATTCTTTATGAATAATTCCATGcattactaaaatattaatggtttaaaggaatagttcacccaaaaatgaaaattatcccatgatttactcaacctcaagccatcctaggtgtatatgactatcttctttcagccaaacacaatcagagttatattaaataatatcctggctcttccaagcttcaaagcatatccatccatcataaaagtaatccatacgactccagtgggttaataaaggccttctgaagcgacgcaatgtgttttttttttaagaaaaatatccatatttaaaactttataaactataatcactggcttccacTGGTATTCACTAGCGAGTTGCATGGTTTTTGTGAGAGGCGGCGATTCTCACCTAAGCTTCCTACGCCATACgttgggtcagaggtcacccttcCACAGGAACTTGACTCTCTTGCAAATGCGCGTACGGCTGTTGTCGGAAGCCAGTGataatagtttataaagttttgtgttcggctgaaagaagaaagtcatatacacctaggaagGCTTGATgctgagtaaatcatgggatcattttcatttttggtgaaaatatcccTTTGGATTAAATATAAGCCCTAAAAAACCTTGACGTTTACTAAAACACTACTAATAAACGTAACAAAGAACAAATATTGGATATTTTAAGATGAAACTTAATTAGTTCATCAATATTTTTACCCCATCCTTGTATCACAGAATGTGTGTAAGAAAATGAATGCGTTTAAAGGAtaaattcactttcaaatgacattttcctgataatttactcacccccatgtcatccaagatgttcatgtctttctttcttcagtcaaaaagaaattaaggtttttgatgaaaacattccaggattattctccttatagtggacttcaatggaacCGCCCAAACggtttgaaggtcaaaatgacagtttcagtgcagcttcaaagagctttaaacgataccagacgaggaataagggtcttatctagagaaaccatcggtcattttcgaaaaaaagtaaatgtatatgctttataaacacaaatgatcgcctaccaagtgcttccgccaaaaccgcactttcttattcttcaaaaagcttacgctgtttgtcctacgccttccctattctacttacggaaaaaatggaactggcgctgtgTTCgttcgtttcactagataagactccttatttctcatctggtatcatttaaaaagccctttgaagctgcactgaaactataattttgatcttcaaccatttggaggccattgaagtccactataaggagaataatcctggaatgttttcatcaaaaaccttaattacctttcgactgaagaaagaaagacatgaacatcttgaatgacatgggggtgagtaaattatcaggaaaaatgtatttgaacgtgaactaatcctttaatgagaggaaaaatgtatttacttaCTTTTATTGAGCAACATCTCAACTATATCTGAATAACCCTTCCAGGCAGCTGCATGTAGAGCCGTGTCTCCCAGTTTATTCTGTTGTGGAAATGAACGCACGTCATTTGATACACTGAGTCAAATATAAAGAACCGTTTCCTGAAAAATCTATAATTTTGCAATCACTTTGTCACTTTTGCATACACACCATCTCAATGTTCATAAAATGCATTTGATCTCCAGAACATTGattcatcaaaaacattttaaccaaCATTAGACGTACCTGCTGATTGAGCTCACAGTTTGGCTGACTCAGCAGAATCTCCACCACATCTAAGAACAAACGATTTATTTTACTCATCTGTTTGCATAAAATtcatttatggtgcttttttctGTGCCGTTAATAGACAAAATTGAATTCCTATTGGTGGCAAGCTTGTGCGCTACTGCTGCGCCTCAGATATTAGCAATTGTAAACAGTCCAAGTATGTGTTTTTACCGATGTGTGCATCTTTTACCTTTATGCCCTCCGTGACAGGCCCAGTAGAGAGCGGTGTTCCCTGCTTTGTCCAGTCCGTTGATGCCAACCTTATTATCCAAACACTCTCTGAGCCAGCTCAGATTACCTGCATTCCCACAAAACATCTGATTGTTTCACCActtttacaaacaaacaaaatgctaAATGGGTCTGAATTTGAGTACCTCGCTTGGCCGCTTCATGCATGGGGTTGTCTATGGACTCTGCTTGTTCAGCCACTGGAAAAAGACAAATCACACCAACTTAAGAATGACACTCTGAAAGATGTATGTATACTATGGATGCACGATATATcagccaccatatcggtatcagccgatatataaaataaaaatattaagaaagtTTGGCCGATATATATTAAAGCTGATAAATAATGGCTTCagacacttcagatgcgcaatgttcaccatgatggttttgaattgcttgaaatatgattgaaatcacttcaaaaaggaaaatacagttaagttgAACGTGTGGAGCACAAGTCTATCATATATGCTACATAATACTATAATGAGAACATTGTAATTGTGTGCTttggacatggcttttaatggggagacttttgtttttgtaaacaagctctcaaaaattatataaaaatgcggatttagatttatcggccaatatatcggttatcggctttcaaatataaagaattatcggtataGGCCAAAGTTTtcatattggtgcatccctaatgtATACCAACGGCAATGCTATTTTCACTCATTTTATTTTCTGCCAAGCAGAAGTCTGTTCACTTATAAACAATAATAGCACATGAAAAGATATGCAGAAAAGTTTGCTTATAATTAAGGCTGGGATTCGTTCCCTAACCCTAAAGTATATGCGCAATAGTAACAGTTACATCTCTAATAAAACTTTCCCGACATCATAAAAGTCTTTAAACGTCACATTTATATACACATTTCGTTAACGTTTTACAAAAGCCAAAAAGTCACTGAAGGTGTACTATAAGGTTTGATTGTTTGTAGGTTCTAGTTTGCCACTTGCTTTCCTTACCGTAATTACTGGGAATAAGACCAGTCCTTCCCCTGCATGTCCCTTTCCACCAGTTACTGTCACTCTGAAAACAAACCCAGCAATCACTAGAAAATCATGGAAATCATGAATATCAACATAATCACAGGAGGAAGTATCAGTACTTCTAAGCAGTACCAAGAGAGATCATAAACGTACAGTATCTGAGATGTACAGAATGTCTCCTTCCTCAAAGTACAGTTCATCTGGCTGAAAAAGAGGAAAACATACATGATGAGCTCACTCCTGTCGAGCTAAAACAATATCTAAACAAAAGGGAACTTGTAAGAATGAAACTCACCGTCCTTGGGTCAAAGGTGAATAAAGCCCTGTACACCTTGACCTGACCTGTTTAAAACATATGGAtgttacttacatgtttcaaagGATCATTTACAGGAAATCCAAAGCattttatacacatttttaggTCCAGTGTTGCCTGTTTAGAGGCAAAACAGACTTCACCTGTTAAACCCTTATCTTCACCTATCAGCCCATCTATATGCAAAACACCATCACATCAGAACTAAACGTAGCGAACCACATGACAAAAGTGTGTAAGCCTCAAGGCCACAGGAACCCAAGGCCTGAggtcaaaatatataaataaacaaaccatTATAAGCACAACAAAGGGTATTTCCTGACTGCAAAGGTATTTCCATGTGGCCTGTAACAACCAAATAAGCCCTGCCAAGTGGGATCCAACAGGCTCCTCCCAAACGTCCTACACATATCAGACTGTGAAATGGAAACACTCTGGTCTTGGCCAATTCTAAACATTACATGTTAAATATTCCAAACATTCCATCCTACGCAAATTGTAACATTTGCCTGGTGGACATCGCAGACCCACATTCTGAGTAAACTGTACTAAGAGGTCATCCTAGTGTATGACTAGAGATcaataagcatttaaatattctGTTTTCAACTTAATTGGTTCTTCAACCAATTTGCGACTACTTGGACCATTCAAATGATTTTGCATACAATAACtgcattattataataaaaagaatatagTCATAATGAACCTTATGCTTTAGTTTTGTAATCTAAAGATTTAGTTGTGTCAAAAATCATTTGTGAACAAACAATATTGGTTGACCTGTCCCTCCAGCACATATCTTTGACTGTGCACAACCAGTCCAGTCCAAATGTCATGTGTTTTTTTGTACACTAAGCACAGTGAAGCTGCTCTTTCATTTAGGGAAGTAACTGGTTACTCGAACAAGGGTAGTGACTTAAAACCGTTGAGATTTCTAACTAAACAGCATTTTGGGCATCAAGGGCGCGAACAGCAACTGAAATGCGGTTTCCAAAAATGGTTTGTGCGTCTACGTTGACCACTCGCGCTGTCTAGCTAGGCTTCTCACTAGGTTCTGAAACACAGCCAGTGGCTTGCTTGAGTGATATTTCTCTTTCCAAACCCAATCCTGCCGTCTATGGCAAGGCGTTTCAATCGTTTTATTTTATCTGTTGAACACTGAAGCCAAGATTTGATCGTTTTACGCATGTTAACCGAGAACAATCGTTTGAAAAGCTCCAAAAGCGCAAAGAAAGTTGCGCTGCGCTGCGCTGGAGAAACGCCAAACTCCACCCGCAGTAGAAAGTTCACTAAGACACGGAATTGCATGCTCTTATATACATTTCATTGCATGACATCGAATATCCGCGTGTTTGTACAGCTATTAGGCAACGAAACAATGCAAAAATATGTGAATGTATAATGAAACTTTAGTAGGTTTGCGAGGCTTTTTCCTCCACGCGCACCTCTTACCTGGTTTAGCTGGTTTGGGGGGAGGCTTTGACATTTCTGAACTTTCCAAGACTTTTAAAGAAATCTTCTGAGttatttaaaatgtcaaaagtaCGTAAAAGCGATATAAAACTGCAAATGAAACAGGGGAACGCTGCTTTCTTCCTTTAGGCGCTGTCAATGAGGAAGCGTGAAGGAGCCCAATGCGGAAAAGTTGCACTGCGCATGCGCACTGTCAGTGGACGTCTGAAATTCCGTAGGCTTCTGCCTTACGAAAAGTGTACTTTAGTAACCTAGTTTCTAACGAAATGCCATGTTACTGTAGTTTTATTTAGATTCAGGGGTgaaaagcatattaaaatgtcTCAAACttcaatataaatttatttgctacaaattaaattaaaatctgtAGGAAATTTGGAGGTGATATTCCAACAGTTTATTAGACCTATTATaatgtttatcattttaataatgatttcTGTTGTTTAGAACTAAAAATACTGACAAAACTGCAAACATCAGGAtataaaaagtttaattttctGTTGTCGCAATATGGGAAACTTTCACTTTCAACAACATGTCGCTTTAGTTGTGTCATTTCtatagaaatgactgaatgggGCTTTGATGATGAAAGTCTTATATTCGGGAATTGACCTAAAACATTAGTATAAACTTTCtttaataacattaacaaacattaatCACTTACACAATGAACATTAACATTATTACTATATAGacaataaaacaacattatTGCCAAGTAAAAAGATTCATTTAACACAACTTGCCTTTTTGAGACAACATGACTCAATAATGTAAAGTACTAccaaaatagaaaaaaacaaaatagggTAGGATGGGGAAGATGCCCACCTTAGGAACAATGtggattttcttttaaattgtaacatatTTAGATATAAGTTTAGCATATGTAGGATGATGATGCATCAGCCAATGTGTTATTATAGGAAATACACACATTTGCTAATTTAGTTATAGCACAAAATGTCAAGTATTAAAACAGAGGTAAGTTGGCCCCCTTCCTGGATAAATTAattcttattaatatttatatatttttaaagtgtcaataatgtaaaaatactaaataaacttgtgtttaaaattttattttgacaatttagataataataattgaataactGATGACAGACAAAGCAGAAAACCAGTAAAAAAGATTAATCTGAAAGGTAAAATTATTCTATAACTTATACATGCATATGCCGTGTTGGGAAGGTTACAGATTACAAGTTaccatatttaaaatgtaatacgTAGTGTATCTATTTCAGTTACTTAAAGTaatgtaactgattacatttgattattttttgattacttttctaAATTTCTAAGGAATGTTTTCAACTGTTAATCATTTTCAAACATGTAGGCAGGGTTAACCTTAACACTAAAATCCTTCATCACTTGAATTaagattataattatttaattttaaagcacAGCCACAACAAAATCAGACTTTAGCACCTCTTTTTACTTTAAGATCGTTCTGAGGTTAAATACAGCAAATTAAAAGCAgcaaattaatattattcaacatatcctagctttttacagaaaatattcAGATGTAACCCCCTTTGTAATCGTTCATTTTCATAAGTAACTGTAATttaatgacacattttttttctcagtggattacatttacatttattttgtaattaaattacacaacGCCATTAcatgtacacagcaaaatccccagagttaaatcaactctgctcagattacagatggtccctctctatatagtgttaaagtaacactgaagcagagttaaagttaatgaaataataagtgattaattaagttatgattgagcattagtgatgaacacctgctgttaacaagcagaatcactgaatagaaacacaataactacaaatgacttccagccacagtcttagatgaaatcaactgaagataaaagacattaaatctttCAAGCTCTGaataaacaaatacacaaacagcatattatctcattaacattaactctgcttcagtgttattttacctctatgtagagaggggccatatgttctctgagcagagttgatttaactctggggattttgctacTTACTCCCCAACACTGGGCATATgaatatttacttatttaattcCCCATATTTTAATTGAAGGTATGTCATAATAGCAACACTGTGAATgcaaatttaattatttcactCTACTAGGTtttattaaaagcaaatatGTCTGAAATGTACAAAGATGTCTGTATGTAAATGGGAGGGGTCTAATTTTATCTTTTTACTTAAAAACTATAAATTTTACTCCACAAATCTAAAAACATGAATGTGCCCACAAATCCCTCATTAAcaaatgaagagttcagatgcaaaagcctctaagtgccatctgaaattttcttctaatataagcatttttatcaagcttgtatgtttatgttcagttatttcactttaatggcaatgaaaaggactattaattgccattaaagttaAATTACAGAACCTAAACAtatgagcttgataaaaatgctcattttagaagaaaaattcagatggcacttagtcaagtcaagtcaagtcacctttatttatatagcgctttttacaatgcagattgtgtcaaagcagctttacattgataactggtacataatttggctgcacagcagctcttaaataatagtgtcaatgcaggcagatcagaagcactgttgaataaatgtcaagaatactattgaatatcaaatgtcaagtgtccccaactaagcaagccaaaggcgacagcggcaaggaacccaaactccatcaggtgacatcaggtggcttagaggcttttgcatctgaagtcttcaaataGACACAACAAAACTGTGATATCCAACATAATACGTCATAGATCACTATTTTCCAGAGACACAAAATTAGATCAGTCAACCTAAAATCTAAATCTCACAAATGTTGATATTCAGATGAAATTACAAATAGCGTAGCCAGTTATAAAAAGTGCTGTGATGAAATTTTGTGCCATCTATGGtcaagagagaaaaaaataaggcGGGTCATCTTGCCCCTGGGGACATCTTAACCCAACCTACCCTTTATGTTTAACAATAGCTGATAAAAGTTCAGATTTGTGTACAGAAAAAAGGCTCTGCAAAACaatttgcacacacacacacacacaaacaggcgCACCTATCTTAGTGGGGTctctccataggcgtaatggtttttatactgtacaaaccgtactTCCTATCCCCCTACCCTAcccctatccctaaacctaaccatcacaggaaacattctgcatttttacattttcaaaaaaacatcttttagtatgtttattaatccatttccCTCGTGGGGACCGCTGGCTGGACCCCACAATGTAGGTGATCTCAGGTTTTTATTACATTGTGGGGCCATTTGGTCCacacaatgtaatataaacaagaacacacacacacacacacacacacacacacacacacacacacacaggtttgttttgctatcttagtgaggacattccatagacttccattgattttACAGAAGCATGTAACCAtcactagatttaaataaaaacatcttcTGGTTGATTTATAAGTCTTTTAAAATAGTGAGGACCAGTCAATGTCCTCACTAGTGGCTTGTGAAAGTATTCCACAatataattaagacatttggtcctcacaagtatagtcaaaacaagtacacgcacacacacaactaatataaatacattttattcatttatttgtattacTTTATTACTGGTACATTTATACCAGTGGAACAATGCTCTAATCCTCTAAACATTTGTGTCATATTAAAGGACACACATGGGCTGCACCAACAAGTTGGTTTACATTTCAGGCAAGTTTAGGGAGCTGCCTAAGTATGTAGTATGTAGTATGTAGTATGTCTGCTGTTACTCATTTCTGCTCTAAAACTGTAGCATTACATCCATTGCCCATAGCAGACCCGTCTGTTCTATATTTTGAGTAAAAACAAAGAATGTTTGATGTTATCATTGAATACCTATATCAACAGCTATCACAGAATTTGAAGCCATCTTCATGATCAGAATGTGAACTCACCTTTATACCTTTGTGAAATTGACCTCTGTACACACATTTCATGAACACATCTCATGTTCACTGTCCATTGTGTTTTTGAAGTTATATATAGCACAATGCAGTAGTAAATACATTGCATTTAGTTGAAAGTTAAACGGAGGGATGTTTTTTACTCTTATTTAAATTCTGGTTAGCATCTAATGGGGTCTTTAGTGCTAAATTTGTTCTGTGTTAACGGTTCAGGGTCATTAGCTGTATTTCTCTTCCTTTTGCGCTCTTCAGAAACTCATTACCATGCAGATGTGAGGGACATGTTGCACGGCAGGCGGCTTACGCAGAATTTAAGATGCACAAACACGTTTAATAATGGCAATCTCAGAGAAACGGGTCGTTCCTACAGCTACCGTACCGCCGTAATTCTTTTGGCCTCAAATTACAAGGACAGTATTCATATTTAATGACCCATGAAGCCGTGTTCACACACAGGCAGCAACTTCCACTGAACAAGTATGTGTACTGGTGATATTTTGGCTTCTCTCTTTATCTCTTCATTGCATTTTTCCCTAAttcttttcattctttttaTTCCAGACATGATGCATCTCATATTCCATCCCAAATATTCCAAGGGCAAATTCAATTCCAGTGACTCTGTGTCCCAAAACCTGAATCACTACATGTAAAGTCATCATCACA
This DNA window, taken from Megalobrama amblycephala isolate DHTTF-2021 linkage group LG4, ASM1881202v1, whole genome shotgun sequence, encodes the following:
- the ostf1 gene encoding osteoclast-stimulating factor 1, producing MSKPPPKPAKPGQVKVYRALFTFDPRTPDELYFEEGDILYISDTSDSNWWKGTCRGRTGLIPSNYVAEQAESIDNPMHEAAKRGNLSWLRECLDNKVGINGLDKAGNTALYWACHGGHKDVVEILLSQPNCELNQQNKLGDTALHAAAWKGYSDIVEMLLNKNARTDILNNEKKTALDMATNAQSASLLKRKLGGVILRTHSNAEEYLDDEDSD